The proteins below are encoded in one region of Polycladomyces zharkentensis:
- a CDS encoding PTS ascorbate transporter subunit IIC, whose amino-acid sequence MFDLIMKDILGTPAILVGLFALIGLILQKKGVADIIAGTLKTIMGFVIIGAGANVIISTLDIFGKMFHKAFHLSGVIPNNEAIVAVAQHSFGMETALIMVFGMVVNILLARFTRLKYIFLTGHHTMFMACLIGVILSTGGLKGADLVIIGSVLLGLCMVLFPALLQPYVKQITNSDDFAVGHFGSLGYFVAGTIGKYFGNKENSTENIKVPKQLSFLRDTSVAVSLTMTILFVIVAFFAGQSFIESQLSGGTNFIVYSLIQAITFAAGVYIVLAGVRILIAEIVPAFKGIADQIVPNAKPALDCPTVFPFAPNAVIIGFIMSFLAGLISMFLLPAFGLAVIVPGLVPHFFTGATAGVFGNATGGRRGAILGAFANGLLISFLPALLLPLLGTLGFEKTTFGDSDFGVVGLILGFIMRLF is encoded by the coding sequence ATGTTTGACCTGATAATGAAAGACATTTTGGGAACCCCGGCCATTCTGGTTGGTCTATTTGCACTGATCGGCCTAATCTTGCAGAAAAAGGGAGTGGCCGACATCATCGCCGGTACGCTGAAGACCATCATGGGATTTGTGATCATCGGCGCAGGGGCAAACGTGATTATCAGTACACTGGACATTTTCGGGAAAATGTTTCACAAAGCGTTTCACCTTTCCGGGGTGATCCCCAATAACGAGGCCATCGTTGCGGTGGCCCAGCACTCATTTGGCATGGAAACCGCCCTTATCATGGTGTTTGGGATGGTCGTCAACATCTTGCTCGCCCGGTTTACACGATTGAAGTATATTTTTCTCACCGGGCATCATACGATGTTTATGGCCTGTCTGATCGGGGTGATCCTGTCGACAGGCGGTTTAAAAGGAGCCGATCTTGTCATCATCGGTTCTGTATTATTGGGTTTGTGCATGGTTCTGTTTCCGGCTTTGTTACAACCTTATGTCAAACAAATCACCAACAGCGACGACTTTGCGGTGGGGCATTTCGGGTCACTCGGTTACTTTGTCGCGGGAACGATCGGAAAATATTTTGGCAATAAAGAAAATTCAACGGAGAACATCAAGGTTCCGAAGCAACTCAGTTTTTTACGCGACACTTCGGTGGCTGTATCTTTGACCATGACCATTCTCTTTGTCATCGTGGCGTTCTTTGCCGGTCAGTCGTTTATCGAAAGCCAGCTTTCGGGTGGAACCAACTTTATCGTTTACTCGCTGATCCAGGCCATCACTTTTGCTGCAGGTGTGTATATCGTTCTGGCCGGTGTTCGCATCCTGATTGCGGAGATTGTACCGGCGTTTAAAGGGATTGCGGATCAGATTGTGCCCAATGCCAAACCGGCACTCGACTGTCCGACTGTTTTTCCTTTTGCACCCAACGCGGTGATCATCGGCTTCATCATGAGCTTTCTGGCCGGATTGATCAGCATGTTTTTGCTGCCTGCGTTCGGGCTTGCCGTGATCGTTCCCGGATTGGTACCGCATTTCTTTACCGGTGCGACAGCGGGTGTGTTTGGAAATGCGACCGGCGGAAGGCGTGGAGCGATACTTGGAGCGTTTGCCAACGGCCTGCTGATCAGTTTTCTTCCGGCTCTGCTGTTGCCGCTTCTGGGGACCCTTGGCTTTGAGAAGACGACCTTCGGTGATTCTGACTTCGGAGTGGTCGGCTTGATCC
- a CDS encoding BglG family transcription antiterminator: MQLDQRSLRLLQEIISSPDVRFGDLQRKLTLSRRQIQYDLEKINDWLSEKNLPLIEYDRRHGFVIEKSLLHTVEELGSFQSEEMYVLSDEERVRFVLLLLLAKKEDLSLFHFSSALQVSRNTALNDVKKAKAFAGEYGIDLRYTRKEGYTLDGLEWDQRRLLASLVRTSLAHENGEWLLGQALGTDVKWVAMIRQELEQIEHQLRVRYTDERLAELAYEMVYTMIRIRMGHRLVRPESDWHEVISTPEYVEIKKLAQTLQLKEEEDSAELAYFALQLLVTNVVDTGHEPDAHSQRLMRQSIGMVEEFEKHACVVLQEKEKLARQIFQHLRPAYFRVKFGLELENPLRDLIRKEHGELHHLVKKAMKPFCQLVGRPVSDDECAYVTMHFGSWLRRQGTELSSRPKAVVVCPKGIAISQMLLKELREMFPDILFLDSLSVREFYRSSISYDIVFSTVFVRTEALLFIVNPMIDEDEKQRICKEVTQVLYGISQTELNVPALIELIGQYADIRDDEGLAKALHRYFNTKYKKRLVRKEKDKPVLDQLITEETVQLADEAENWQEAVRFASKPLLENGSIEPSYVEAMIRSIRETGPYVVITPKVAIPHARPEEGVNMLSMSLLRLKKSVLFGEDKPVHLIIVLAATDDESHLRALAQLTELLSREENIDQLIRSGEKADVMKLIHHYSKGE; encoded by the coding sequence ATGCAGTTGGATCAAAGAAGTTTGCGGTTATTGCAAGAAATCATTTCTTCACCAGATGTAAGGTTTGGAGATCTGCAGCGGAAACTCACCCTTTCCCGCAGACAGATTCAATATGATCTGGAGAAGATCAACGATTGGTTGAGTGAAAAGAACCTGCCACTCATCGAGTACGATCGGCGTCACGGTTTTGTGATTGAGAAATCCCTTTTGCATACAGTAGAGGAATTGGGATCTTTCCAATCAGAGGAGATGTATGTTTTATCCGATGAAGAGCGTGTCAGATTCGTATTGCTCCTTTTGCTCGCGAAAAAAGAAGACTTGTCCCTGTTTCATTTTAGCAGCGCTCTCCAAGTGAGTCGCAACACGGCGCTAAACGATGTCAAAAAAGCCAAAGCCTTCGCCGGAGAATACGGCATCGACCTCCGTTATACCCGAAAAGAGGGTTATACACTGGATGGATTGGAATGGGACCAAAGGCGCTTGCTTGCGTCTTTGGTCCGAACCAGCCTGGCCCACGAGAATGGAGAATGGCTGCTGGGTCAAGCGCTGGGTACGGATGTAAAATGGGTAGCCATGATTCGCCAAGAACTGGAACAAATTGAACATCAGTTGCGAGTCCGGTATACAGACGAACGTTTGGCAGAGCTGGCTTACGAGATGGTCTACACCATGATCCGCATCCGAATGGGACACAGGCTGGTTAGGCCGGAGAGTGATTGGCACGAAGTGATTTCCACTCCGGAGTATGTGGAGATCAAGAAACTCGCTCAAACGTTGCAGTTGAAAGAGGAGGAAGACTCCGCAGAATTGGCTTATTTTGCTCTTCAACTGCTTGTCACCAATGTCGTCGATACCGGTCATGAGCCGGATGCTCACAGTCAGAGGCTGATGAGGCAATCGATTGGAATGGTGGAAGAGTTTGAGAAACATGCCTGCGTCGTGTTGCAGGAAAAAGAAAAACTGGCCCGCCAAATTTTCCAACATCTACGTCCAGCCTATTTTCGCGTGAAATTTGGGTTGGAATTGGAGAATCCTCTGCGGGATCTCATTCGGAAGGAACACGGGGAGCTTCATCACCTGGTCAAAAAGGCGATGAAGCCGTTTTGCCAACTGGTGGGGCGTCCGGTGTCCGATGATGAATGTGCGTATGTGACGATGCATTTCGGCAGTTGGCTGAGAAGGCAGGGAACGGAGCTCTCATCCCGGCCGAAAGCGGTTGTTGTTTGCCCCAAAGGGATCGCCATCTCCCAAATGCTCTTAAAAGAACTGAGAGAGATGTTTCCTGACATTCTTTTTCTGGACAGCTTGTCTGTAAGGGAATTTTACCGTTCTTCCATTTCTTATGACATCGTTTTTTCCACGGTGTTTGTAAGAACTGAGGCACTGTTATTTATTGTGAACCCAATGATTGACGAGGATGAGAAACAACGGATTTGCAAAGAAGTTACGCAAGTTCTGTACGGAATTTCACAGACGGAACTCAATGTTCCGGCCTTGATCGAATTGATCGGCCAGTATGCCGACATTCGTGATGATGAAGGATTGGCGAAAGCGCTTCACAGATATTTCAATACCAAATACAAAAAAAGATTGGTGAGGAAGGAGAAAGACAAACCCGTGTTGGATCAACTCATCACCGAAGAAACGGTTCAATTGGCCGACGAGGCAGAGAACTGGCAAGAGGCTGTCCGTTTCGCCTCCAAACCTCTTCTTGAGAATGGATCGATTGAGCCGTCCTATGTTGAGGCGATGATCCGCTCCATTCGAGAAACCGGACCTTACGTGGTGATCACGCCCAAAGTCGCCATTCCTCACGCCCGGCCGGAAGAAGGAGTCAACATGTTGTCCATGAGCCTCCTTCGTTTGAAAAAAAGCGTGCTGTTTGGCGAAGATAAGCCGGTTCACCTTATTATCGTACTGGCCGCCACCGATGATGAATCCCATTTGAGAGCACTCGCCCAATTGACGGAACTGTTGTCACGGGAAGAAAACATTGATCAACTGATCCGATCTGGAGAAAAAGCGGATGTTATGAAATTGATCCATCATTATTCGAAAGGAGAATGA
- a CDS encoding PTS sugar transporter subunit IIB, whose amino-acid sequence MKILVVCGNGLGSSFILELNVKKALAELGKEAVVEHTDLATARTEKADLFIGAKDIIHGLDDGTRNIIALDNIMNIGEIKEKLTPYS is encoded by the coding sequence ATGAAAATTTTGGTTGTATGCGGAAATGGTCTGGGCAGCAGTTTCATCTTGGAGTTGAATGTGAAAAAAGCGCTTGCCGAACTCGGAAAAGAAGCCGTCGTCGAACATACGGATCTGGCGACGGCGCGCACGGAAAAGGCGGATCTTTTTATCGGGGCCAAAGACATCATTCATGGCTTGGACGATGGGACACGGAACATCATCGCTTTGGACAACATCATGAATATAGGGGAAATAAAGGAGAAACTCACTCCATATTCATGA